The genomic segment ATAATTCAGCCCCAAGCCCGCCTAAGCCCGGGCCGGAGCCCAATTGGGCCTGCCCAAATTTACCCATTGGGGCCAAAAATAGGTTCGGCCTGAACTCGATTgaagtttaatattttataatattgttTTGCAAAAAAATGAGCTAGTTAAAAATTAGGCTCTCTCAACtaaatccattttaatttatcctTTACTTCCTCATTATTCTCTCTAAATAacaacatacaaaaataaattgattcgggCCCAAATTCGGGCTTTGTTTGAGCTCAGGCTCTGGTCGGGCTAGTGACATACCCCAACCTAGCCCGAAAAACAAATGGGCTCTAGATTTAAGCCCAAACGGGTTTGAACTCTTTCGGGCCTAGTCCGAAGCCCAATCCAAAGTTGGCTTGACCCAATGTCTTTGGGCCAGCTTGAGCCTATTTCCAACcctatatgcatacatacatgcaaatacatatatatataacaaaagAATCCATAAAGCATAATAGgctatttttatcaaaataacatAGTTCATACTTTATATGGTAGCATTAATTTTTAcaaattaatcatttattattattccaTAGACCACAATCCATACTTAATAGTTTAAGTTTATATATAGACTACAAAATTAACCCTCCCCTCATTTTTTGGATGTAAAGGGGAAGTATCTAAAGTGAATCCGGAAGTATActtttttcaattttaaaaaatagatactTAACACAATATCAGACATGTATTTGAAGGTATCCGATGAGAATCGGTATCCAATATGGATATGATATAGACACACCATGTGATTTGAAGTATCCATGCGTCCTAGACAAATATACAATACAATATCACCCATCAATCACATTTTCCAAAAGCACCTTACCTCAATCTTCTCTTCAGTTTTTTCCCTTGTATTATTGAAGAAGTTTAATTTTGTATATTTCTTACTTGTATGCATTCTTTTCTACACAATGCAGGGTGTGGATCCTTCTATACGGGCAGAAGTTTGGGAATTTCTTCTTGGTTGTTATGCTTTAAGCAGCACTGTTGAGTATCGAAAGCAACTAAGGATGGCTCGAAGGTTTTACTTTTGTTTTTTATTGTATATTAGCGTTGATTAGTTGGCTATTGCACATGTAGTGTTTTCTTAgtcaataattaaaaatatgtcCTTCTGTGGAATGTATTTCTGGGTTAAATTGCCTATTGCCTTTTGGACACTTGTAGTCTTTAGGTGCATGACAAATTCTGAACGGTTACGTGAATATCTTTTGGTCCGGGTAGTGTCGACTCATTTGTATGATCAGCATGAAATTTTTTTCTTAGTGAAAGTTCAATTTTGGCTAATATTATGACTTCGTTTGAATATATTTCAAAGTAAGAAATATAGCATACCTTTTCTTTATGATGATAACATGCTATCTTGTTTTGGAAAATCATAAAATCCCcaaattttttgaattggaaAAGTATATCCAAGTTCGtggatttttttcttgtttagttGCCCTTCCTTTTTcaagctttcaattatctattCTTAAAATATTGCCATTTGAGATTTTAAAATTCTGAATTgatgaaattaaaaaattatgattttgaaagtaaAGCTTCTAGAATATAGATATGTCAGCATCTTACTTTTTGAGGAGCTCATGTTGTTTTGATCGAGATTCACAGTCTTGATACCATAGTACGTATCGGTAGGTGACCGGTACTGTACTGTACTAGTACCATGCCATATTATATCGATCCGTATAGGTACACAAAGAacccatttttcatttttttaaggtTTTTAAGCTTTCCTTATTTAGTTTTGATCGGAAGATAGTTTTCTAAATTTGTTTTTGATGTAGAATAGTGTGACTATATGATACATGTTAAAGTAAGTATAAtattaaaaatgtaaaaatactTATActaaaaaaattggaaatgtAATGCACAAGCATTTGTTCAATGCCAAGTCGAGTGTTGATATCCCTTATACACATTTTAGGTGATGTTCGAAGTTCAGCCCTGTGACTTGATGCTGGCCTTAATATAGTGCCATCTAGGATTCTGTTAGGTTGTTTGTATTAGATGGCTTTGCTAATATTGCTACTCCATTGGGTATAGTGGCAAAAATCCAAAAAAGGATTTAGCAAGGTATGATTTATAGTTTGACAAAGGCTGGAGAGGATGATACCCGCTTGAACATGAAGATGTAGAGGGCATGTATCCATATGGGTTATAACTTGGCTTGGGAGGATATGATCCGATATATGATGATAATCTTGAGTAAAAGGGGGATTCTAATATGTCCATGATTTCCACTCAACACATCACCTCATCAGCTAGATCGGTCCTTCATCGACTACCTCTAGGTGCTTTATGTCCGTGGTCTCTATCCTGCATTCCATACTCAAACTAGAACTAACCAGTGAATGAAGCAAAGGGACCTAGAGGTAGTCGATGCAGGACCGATCTAGCTGATGAGGTGATGTGTTGAGTGGAAATCCTGGACATATTAGAATACCCCTTTTACTTAAGATTATCATCCTATATCGGATCATATCCTCCCAAGCCAAGTTATAACCCATATGGATACATGCCCATGCCCACCTTCCTTGTCCATTGAATCCTTAATGATTCAGAGTCATTGTGATCATTGCTTGTATCGCAAGATAACCTGGACAATCCCTCATCGGAGGAACACCACTCACACCTCCAATGGTGATGACCACTTATTATTTCATCATGCTACCACCTGATatcctattttttatttttcttgcttttcaACTCCAGTGTTGACCGTCTAATCGTGAAATTTATAAAACCAATCAtcataaattttagaaaaatgttGGATCAATTATCACAATGCACCTACAAATATCCATGATTTTCCATaggttaattaatttttaattcaaaattaaaatatagataattttcaaaaatttctaaaagatTGTTAGTTGCCTCAAAATTTCTTCTGAACCATCCGGAACAAAACTTGGTTTCGAATGGATTGGCCCTATGTCGTATTGAGACCATGAACTATCCTAGTTCGTGGTCAGTACAGTACAATGCCAACCGAATTGGGTTGTTTTAGTCCGATATTGTATATCATGGTTAGGATTTTGTACTGGATGATTCATCTTTTTCATCTTAACTTGCATTTGTTTGATTTCTATTGACCCTTGCAGACAGTGAAAATTTACTCATCAAGCTTGTAATTTTTTTGTCCGATTAGTAATACTGTAATGAGTTACCATTTGGAAACTTTTATATGCTGCCTTTGCAAGTTTGGTATGCCTTTTATGATTTACAACTTTGGTTGAATAGTTGAATCAAGGGTTAAAATCTCATGTATAATTTTTCTGCTACTTGCTAGCCATGAGTTGGTACAAAAGGGTCCAGTACACAATGATATTAGGTGAACTAGGCCCATATCTATCCATATCACCCTTATTAAGGCATATCAGGGTCTATTGCTTCTCCTTACAATTCATATTGACCTTGTACCACTAGgtacatttttttaataaaaaaatatcttgcTCATTTGTATCAAGGTGTATCGACATGTGCCACCCCCATATAGACCTCCTATCAAGGATTATACCACACCCAGTCATTGATACGGTACCAATCCTTCAAACTTTAATTCTTGAGTTGAATTTGTGATAATTTCATTAGGAGTCAGTTAATATGTAATATGGTTGTCATTTGAGCAGGAGGTTGAAAGCCTTTTCTATGCTTGActacaaaaaaatcaaatagatGGTAGCCTTTTGAGAGTTGAATTCTCTCCTTTTTGGTCCTTTCTCTACAACGTCAGTGGAGGGGTAGTTTGCAAACTGAAACCACTCTATCAAGTGTtgataaaagagagaaaattgtTCTTTATGCAGTTGGAGACTTATATAAAGGAATAACAAATTGTTAAATTCCAACGTATGGAAAAGTTATTCTCTCAGTTGCATCTACATTGGGAGAGAACTATGGTCTGAAGAGCTTAATGAGTTTGTAATTTTTTTCGCCTATCAATTTAGCTCTCTATTGTTGCGATGATCCTTCagcatattttaatttttcagcCATGTTTTTTTCCCACATCTAGACAttctatctatttttttattttttttttgcagtctATCTATTTATCCATATCACTTCTCAATTGATCATAAGTCGGTTGAAACTTGAAAATTCTAACATATAACTCAAGGTATACCATCTTAGTACTGGATTCCATATTGGTACCATCTTATTATAGTATTGGTATACTCGGTATAGGGGTAGTTCGGCATACTGAATGTTGGTACGCCCCCATATCACGTACCGGTTTAGCACCAATATGGTACGGTACGGTTGGTATGCACCGATACCAACTGGTATGGCAAACCCTGCTATAGTTGCTGATCAGGATGCATTATGAAGTTTCACCTGCTGCAATAAGCTTTTCACCTAAGGGCTCCCCTTGCTTATCTCATCCTGGATGGGACAAAACTACTCGCACACCATTTGCCCCCCTTGGGCCTGGGGACAGAGGCACATGGGTGCTGGTGAAATGAGTCTTGGTGTCATAGCTTGTAGATATATGTATCCTTGTTGTGCTAACTTATGGATATGCATCATTTGCGCCGCTAATGGTTAGCTTGACAGATTTCCTTTCCTCGTGCTTATTCAACCAAGGCCAGCTTCTTACTCAAGACAAGATGAAGAAGGTTTCCTCTCATCCGGCTCAAGTAGTTAcagcaaaaaaaagaggattctttattattttgaaacTTTGTTTTGTTCGATAAAACCCTACCCTACAAAGAGCTGACCTTGATACTCACCTTCGTCGGGAAGATATCGACTTTGATAACACGATCATCTCTTTGGGCCAAGGAGCCCCGTTTCATCAAACATCTCCGAGTCAAATGACTGAACTATCTCTGGCAAGCATTAAGCCGTCGAACTACCGACTTTATAAGCTTCTACGTGCTATATTCTCTTCGCCTTTTGCATATATTTTCACAGCATATGTTCTCAAACAAGCTTTGTGATTTTTGATCCATGGAAATCAAATAGCTTTTCAAGTTAGGATCTCTATATGTTTGTGCACAAGTTTGGTATCAGTTATGTGCTAATATTATGAAACTAAAAGATATATTTGTAGCAGTAATGTTATAGTCAGTTGATATTATCATCGTTCAACAACTTTAATTAGTCAAAGCTATTTGTCTAGAAAAAAATATACAGTAGTAAGGatgcaaattatatcaaatggttcTCTGGCATGCTTTAAGGATGCCTAGTGATAGCTGAAGAATCAACAGCTATCCATTTCCTTCAAATATCAGTGGGATATCTTTAGTGTGCTGCTTTTTTCACTTCCTTGGATCAGCCTCCTTCCCCCAGGGATTGAATTAATCTTACCATTGGATCTTCCAGGGCATGCCATaacatgtaatttttcaatgcAGGGAGCGGTATGACGATTTAATTAGGCAATGCCAGATGATGCACTCAAGTGTTGGTACTGGCTCCCTTGCCTATGTTGGGTCCAAAGTGATGGATATGAGGACTCTATCAAGAGAAAATGACATTAGGGAAGCTGTAACTGAAAATGGGCAAGCTTCTTGTGATGCCACTGACAAGTTAGAGACTTATTCTGATTTAAGTAATGCCTGTACAGACACATCATATGCACATGAAAGGAAAAGCTCTAGTAAATCTGCTCAGCTCGTCAGTTGCGGGATGAGCACAGATGATTCAGCCTATGACTCTTCATATGTTTTGCCCTCTTCCGAGGCATATAATTGTTACCCAAGAAATTTTGATAGTGATTTCCATGAACCTCAGTATGACACAGAGAGCTTTTTTGATTTTCCTCTTCCTGTAATAAACTTATTCCAGGAAGGTGATGGGAATGAAAATGAAACTCAGAAGCATGAGCATACATTGAGATTTGGGGAGGAGCACATGCATAGCTTCCAGATTAATAACAATGTGGATCTAATTATGGAATCAAATTCTCATCTGAATGGTCCATTATGTTCAAGCAACAATGCAACTGATATTTTTAGATCAGATGCTCTGAATCATGTCGAAGTGTCAAAGGAAATTGATTGTAGTATAGAAGTTATAAACAGGTCAACAATGCCAGATGCCCCAAAAGAAGCTACAGTGGATCGGACCACTTCCAGTGGATTAGCTGCAAATGAAGACAGAGTTTCCGAGTGGCTTTGGACGCTTCATCGAATTGGTAATATATTAACACGTAGGATTTTCAAACAATCAAAATTGAAATTCATTTATTTTACATTAGTCTGAAAGCTTGAGATGCATTATTTTGCAGTCATTGATGTGGTAAGAACTGATAGtcatcttgaattttatggTGACTCAAAAAATATGGCCAGAATGTCAGATATCCTCGCTGTTTATGCATGGATAGATCCTGCTACTGGATACTGCCAAGGtttcctcttaatctttcttTCCATATCAAACATTTTGTTCTTTCTTAATTTGAGGTTAATGTTTGTTGTCTCAAATTGAATAGACTGAATATAATCTTACTTTAAGTTTTAATATGTGGATGGCTTGGTCCCAGTGCTTTACTTAGTTATGATCCATGCGAAATACATTGCTGGTTATTCCAGTTGACCATCCACATTGAATCAAGTCATATATTCCTTTGCCAAATGAGGACCAAAATTCAAGTGTTTCAGATCATTCCCAACCATACATCCAAACAACTCTTTCTCCAATGCGTTTGACATTTTTTCTTTACATTAGAAAATTTTTAGATGATGATAAGTGGCGTGGATCGTTGATTTGATAGTCCAGCCATATAATTTCAAAGGCACAACCAAGTTGGTTATGTATACCTTGGGAACATTAAAGGCATTTCCATTTTAACAAGTGAAATCCTATTACTATAATTTGAGGTCTCTGCTTGCAGGTATGAGTGATTTGCTCTCTCCCTTTGTTATGCTATATGAGGATAATGCAGATGCTTTTTGGTGCTTTGAGATGCTTCTACGACGAATGGTGAATTTATTGTTTATCTTGGATTTGTTGTCTCTTTTATTGTTAAATTATGTCCATTCTTTAACATATCCATTGTGGTGTCTTTTAGCGTGAAAATTTCCAGATAGAAGGGCCAACTGGTGTCATGAAGCAATTGCAATCATTATGGAAGATCTTGGAATTAACAGATATTGAAATCTCTCGACATCTATTGCTCATTGGCGCTGAAAGTCTTCATTTTGCTTTTCGAATGCTACTGGTGCTTTTTCGTCGCGAACTTTCCTTTGATGAGGCTCTCCGCATGTGGGAGGTTTGTGTCCTAAATATGTTGTCATTTTTTGGGAAGTACTTTAGTCAAACGATGCTATAGTATCTGTCTTCTATGGTCAAGATAATTGAGAAAAAGGGCTGTACTCCAGCATATGGACCCTAAAACTCACTAGGTTCGCTTTATGAGTAATATAAAAGTCATCTGCAGTTCTATGCTTTGTTTGGTATCATTTGGACTGCAGTATGACATTTGACCTGTAATTTTTGCCACAGGAACAGTGTATGAGTTCTCGAAATTCAATAGTTTGAGATGGATATGGTGGAGATGTGCTTTTGGGCACCCATGAGGTTTATAATCAGAACAAATAGACAGGAGGGATCACTTCATAGGACTCTTAAGTTGGCTTATGCTGTTACCTGGGAAGAAAATTGGCAATAGAGATCGTATATGCATGCAAGATGGGCTTTAGCAATAATTTCATCGTACATAGAAATCTTGAGGTTTGTTGTATCTTGGAAGGCTCATTATAAATGAATACCGTGGGCAAAGCTTAAGAGTTCCACTAATAGAGAATAAAGTGAACCATTTGATATGTTCTGATCATGAGCGAATTGGGCAAAGTACAGCTTAGGATGCATTAAAAGAGGACCAAATATGTGAAAGCTACATAAAAGAGAGGAAAGGTTATTGATGTGATTTCATTTGGTGCAGGAGCTAAATGTAGCTTTAGTTACTGCTTGGATCTGAAGTATGATCCAGCCTTGGAAGGAAAAAATATAGCACAGAAGAacattatataaaaataagatagGGTACAATTGGAAGTTTAGTTATGGGAACAAAAACCTTCGGGAAAGAAGGCATTGACAAAACCTAAAAAATAAGGACAGAGGTCCTTCTCAAATTTGAGTGCTTTCTTAGATAACAATGCCGGGAAGGTCTGTAGCTTTTAACTGAGGGATTTCTGCAGAGCATTATGTGCACATAATCATGAATTCTCATGATATAAAACCACATCAATGACAACATGATGGAATATCTTAAACTAGGCAAAAGGGGCTGAAACGTAACACTCTGCCATGAGAGTGTAGATGAACAGGTGCTGGCACCATTTATCTTCTAAATGATAGATAGCTTAAAAAAAATGCATTATTCACTTCTATCTAATAGAAAAGCCAATCTATTGTTAGAGGTAAACATTAAGATTTCATGTTTTATTGGctaaaatttgaagatattgAAGCTTGTTTAGGAATTGAGTATTTACAAAGATTTGAAATGTAGGTTTTCTATTTTCTCAATTAACACAACTTATGAGACACTGATTAGAACTTTCTTCACTaacttttatttcttcttttattcGTCAGCTGTTGTATGGAATCTAACTGCTGATTAATTTCTTCAGATGGTCTGGGCTGCTGATTTTGATGAAGCTCTAACTCGGCAATTAGAGGAAAATTGCCTTGATCCATTGGTTTTAAATTTTCGAGACAATTCACAGGTGGCAATTAAGGCAGAACACATGGAGAAtggtaaaagaaaatttaaaagcaTGCAGCCTCAGCGCAGAAATGGTAAAGCCTGGGCGCCCTATAGCATTGGGGTGAGGTCCATTTCAGGTCATCCCCTTTGTGGCCTGACAAAGGCTAATTTCTGGTCAAGACATGATCAGCTGCAGCCTCACAATACCACCGCATCAATGAGAAAGGGGGATGATGGATTGCCTGTTTTCTGCGTAGCAGCAATCCTCGTAATCAACCGCCAAAAGATAATGAGAGAAACTCATTCATTTGATGATATAATTAAGGcaagtttattttctttttatctttatttccaGAACCTAGATACAAATAGAAATGGATTAGATATATCATTCCAAATCTGTCTTGGTGAGTTTCCGTGTGTTTGGAAACAGTGAACAGGTCATCATTAGTTTGTTTTTGGGGTCTTTTGTTCATTGCACAACTTCTAGAATTTACTGTGTTTTGTATAAGCAGTTCACTACTACTATGTTATAATCTTAAAGTGACTCCATGGACATCCAACCATTGCCATTATTTTTGTCTTAAAGGATTTTTAAATCAACCCACTTCTGCCATGGTTTCCATAAAGAGACTGGCCATATCtaaagagagagacacaaggaATACATAATGAGAGGTGAGGATGCATATTCAATATTaacaaaagaaatcaaaagctTTTTTGCTTGATTGGCTCAGCCATCCATCAAAACTGTCTAAACTAAGTCATATACATTACGTGTGCCAAGTTCTAGTTAATTACAATTTCTCTTGTTGTAATTTGACATAGCTAAGATATAgcattaattttaatatttatgtcTTACATTATACTGTAGAATTTTATGCCTTATACTGAATTTATTTGTAGTCTGCATCCAGTATTTATGTCCATAAGcttcttttatatatttaaagCTGACATATTTGTATCGACATctgagaaggctttaattggaCTTTTTTAA from the Phoenix dactylifera cultivar Barhee BC4 chromosome 14, palm_55x_up_171113_PBpolish2nd_filt_p, whole genome shotgun sequence genome contains:
- the LOC103714945 gene encoding small G protein signaling modulator 1-like — its product is MSFDGEESRWMCGRSGVANLHRFSSMVREIRDPCLHHSPSKGSKMLRPEKWQTNFDSDGKVIGFRKALKLIVLGGVDPSIRAEVWEFLLGCYALSSTVEYRKQLRMARRERYDDLIRQCQMMHSSVGTGSLAYVGSKVMDMRTLSRENDIREAVTENGQASCDATDKLETYSDLSNACTDTSYAHERKSSSKSAQLVSCGMSTDDSAYDSSYVLPSSEAYNCYPRNFDSDFHEPQYDTESFFDFPLPVINLFQEGDGNENETQKHEHTLRFGEEHMHSFQINNNVDLIMESNSHLNGPLCSSNNATDIFRSDALNHVEVSKEIDCSIEVINRSTMPDAPKEATVDRTTSSGLAANEDRVSEWLWTLHRIVIDVVRTDSHLEFYGDSKNMARMSDILAVYAWIDPATGYCQGMSDLLSPFVMLYEDNADAFWCFEMLLRRMRENFQIEGPTGVMKQLQSLWKILELTDIEISRHLLLIGAESLHFAFRMLLVLFRRELSFDEALRMWEMVWAADFDEALTRQLEENCLDPLVLNFRDNSQVAIKAEHMENGKRKFKSMQPQRRNGKAWAPYSIGVRSISGHPLCGLTKANFWSRHDQLQPHNTTASMRKGDDGLPVFCVAAILVINRQKIMRETHSFDDIIKMFNDNMLKINVKRCIHMAIKLRKKYSYKLMEQTSTAHMLSLEKA